Proteins from a single region of Sporosarcina sp. FSL K6-1508:
- the istA gene encoding IS21 family transposase — translation MIHYRKILELHAEGISLRGITASTGHSRQKVTEVINLAEKKGLVCPLEEVMTSQWIEEFLFPEKTLESSGRQPLKFDYIHKELARPNVTLSLLHHEYEVECRTNNKIPYSYRSFVCHYSKYADKYKATLRIRRKPGEIMEVDWAGSTAFIIDRDTGEKVKAYVYVATLPCSQLAYAEATLSMDLHSWITAHNHAYEYFGGVTQIVVPDNLKTGVTKHTSRELVLNPTYKEMADHYGTVVMPARVRTPKDKASVEGSVGVISTWIIAALRNSHCFSLDELNKEVRVKLDEFNQRPFTRKEGCRFSAFEEEEKFALSPLPLTPYKISEWKTAKVRPDYHISVESMFYSVPYEYINQQVEIKLSNDFVEILFNHMRVASHKRLYGKFGQVTICQTITNYS, via the coding sequence CTCGGCAAAAGGTGACGGAGGTCATCAATCTAGCTGAAAAGAAAGGACTAGTCTGCCCTTTAGAGGAGGTAATGACGAGTCAGTGGATTGAAGAGTTTTTATTTCCAGAGAAAACTTTAGAATCTTCGGGACGACAGCCACTGAAATTTGACTATATTCATAAAGAGCTAGCGAGGCCAAATGTAACACTTTCGCTTCTCCATCATGAATATGAAGTTGAGTGCCGAACGAATAATAAGATTCCCTACTCGTATCGCAGTTTTGTATGTCATTACAGTAAGTATGCAGACAAGTACAAAGCCACCCTGCGCATACGTAGAAAACCAGGCGAGATTATGGAAGTCGATTGGGCAGGATCCACAGCTTTCATCATTGATAGGGATACCGGTGAAAAGGTAAAAGCATACGTTTACGTTGCGACACTGCCGTGCAGCCAGTTAGCGTATGCAGAAGCTACCTTATCTATGGACTTACATTCATGGATTACAGCCCATAATCATGCGTATGAGTATTTTGGTGGCGTTACACAAATCGTAGTTCCAGACAACCTTAAAACAGGCGTGACAAAGCATACATCGCGCGAATTAGTCTTGAATCCTACGTACAAGGAAATGGCAGACCACTACGGCACCGTTGTCATGCCCGCACGTGTTCGGACACCGAAAGATAAGGCAAGTGTAGAAGGCTCAGTAGGTGTTATTTCTACATGGATTATTGCGGCATTAAGAAATTCACACTGCTTCAGCCTTGATGAATTGAATAAAGAAGTTCGGGTAAAGTTGGATGAGTTTAATCAACGACCTTTTACTCGTAAAGAAGGGTGCCGTTTTTCGGCATTTGAAGAAGAGGAGAAATTTGCGCTTTCTCCTCTTCCGTTAACACCTTACAAAATATCAGAATGGAAAACAGCGAAAGTACGTCCAGATTATCACATCTCTGTTGAAAGCATGTTTTATTCTGTCCCATACGAGTATATCAATCAGCAAGTCGAAATTAAACTATCAAATGACTTCGTTGAGATCCTTTTCAACCATATGAGAGTGGCTTCTCATAAACGATTGTATGGGAAGTTTGGTCAAGTGACCATATGCCAGACAATCACAAATTATTCGTAG